gaaagaggtttcatcgGCTCACAGTTTTGTATGGgtaggaaggcctcaggaaacttacagttatggCGGAAGGCGAAGAAGAAGCAGGTACCTTCTTTACAGGATGACtggatggagtgagtgcaagcaagggaaatgccagatgcttataaaaccatcagatctcatgagactcagtCACTGAGAGCATCATGGGGgtaacagcccccatgattcaattacccccacctggtcccacccttgacacattgggattacaattcgaggtgagatttgggtggggacacagagccaaaccatatcaaagctGTATATGTAGACAGAGAAACTGCTGTACTATGAAAAACATAGATATAGGGTAAGAGCATTACTGCTTCACTGATAACTTCTAGAACATGCTGAGGTTGGTACAGCCTCCAGTACTTAAAATAACATGAATTCAGAAAAAGACAACTTATGGTTCCACATTTGTATTTACGTGTATCTAGTTATGTcagaattcacatttattttttttaaaaaaagctttatgaAGACTCAAAAGAAGTTGGAAAAATGTCCATCTTTCACTTCCTActctttctcagtttctttttgtttcccattCAGTGAGACAAAGGGTAGTGGAAAAAGAATGGGTTTTGGAGTTGCATAGATCTGGGGTCAAATACTGACTGCACTGCTAGTGATTTGACGTTGAGCAACTTGCTTTGCCTCTTTgaccttcagtttccttatctatgaaatggTTGTAATAACACTTGACCTTACAGGACTTAGGTGTAGTTGGTACATGATAGACACTAAGTTAGATTTGAACTGCAGTGTATCTTAgactcatttaaaatatatgtttaaaatggaTTTATCAAAACAGAATAATATTGATGCAAGGATAGACAGAGATATCAAAGGAACAGAATGAAGAGTTAAGAAACAGAACTGCATATATAAggttaattgattttcaacaaaggttccaagataattttaaacaggaaaaggagacttttcaacaaatgatgctggagcaattggacatctgtctgcaaaacaaaaacaaacaacccctcCCAAAAACCCTTGACCCATATCTTACATCGTAGaataaaattaacttgaaatgtaTCATAGGTCTAAATGTAaggctaaaaccataaaacttctagaagaaagaCAGGAGAAAAACCTCATGACTGGGTTAAGCAAGTATTTCTTAGGATCCAAACAGCACAAccaaaaaccttgaaaataaaatggactTCATCAGAATTAGATATGTTTGCTCCTGAAAAGACACCGTTCAGGAAATGGAAATGCTAGTcaaaattgatttatttctttaacattGCTGTCTCCTAAAATTGAGGCCTGGGGTAGATATAATTAATAATTCTTGTGCAGTGCCATCCTCTCCCGACAGAGTGCACTTTCAAGATGTGCCCCCTCCCCCTCATTCTTTATGCCACTATTCACTGCCATCATTCTCACAATCCCTGTCACGAATGAGGGCCGGGAAGAAGATTGAGCTATGTGTTTTGAAGTTGGAATTCCCTTCTCTTAAATTCCATTCCTGGGAGTGACAGACAGGGGAAGGAGCAGTGATAAAAAGTCTGGAGATGGGCACACACATGATAGGAGGCAAGCCGAAGCCCTTGGGAGCAACAGGGTACTCCTAAAAATGACAACGAAAAGCAGACACTGAGCATGCGCATTCGGCCAGACATGATGCTTTCTTTGcatcatttcatttaaatattgtattgtattgtattgtattgtattgtattgtattctgtttctttagagatatcgctctgtcacccaggttggagtgtagtggcatgttcagagctcattgcagctttgaattcctggtctcaagtgatcctcccaccccagtctcccaagtagctgggactacaggcactcaccaccaggcctagttactaatttttgtatttttttagtagagatggggtctcactgtgttgccccggatggtctcaaacacctgggttcaagtgattcattgGCCTCAGCCTCTTCAAGCACTGGATTACCGAAataagtcactgcacccagcctcatttaaCTCTAGTAGAAATATCCATGCAGGGAGTCCATGGGAATTGGGGCAGCAGGGACTCCAAGCAGGCGGGCTGTTCCTTCCCCGACTCCTGCAATCAGTCCTGCTCTTCCTTTGGCTCTGACTTGCTCTGTCCTTTGGAATTCATTCTAGATGTTTCCCCACGCTCATCTCTTTTCTTGGTTGTATTCCCTTGGGACTATTGGCTCAGGTTTGgggatttattttgtttaaaacttcAGCCTCTGTTTGGCTTCTTGGCACCAGGCTTTGTACTTCTGCTCCTTGAATCTGGTAACCCCTATCCCCACCTCCTCTCTGCCTACTCAAAGCTTCCAGTGTTTGGTGTTGAATAATCTCTGGGTGATGACCAATCTCGTATGTCCTAAGGTACACAATAAACAATACCAGGGTCAACAATCAACAGGCATCTCTTTCTCGGGCCCGTCTTGTTCTAGTGTCCCAGACATTCCAGTGTAGGCTTAGATGTAGATGGAAGTGTTCTAGTGCTTGTGATGGACACCTGTTGAAAAGGCCAAGTCTACCATGGCCAAGGTAGCTATGGAGGGTTTTACGTATTAACACAATGGGGGAGGGTATCTTTACTGGTATAAGCACAGTTCCACTGTGTGGATGGTCGTGATGCTGGAGTGGTCTATGATTGGTACCTCCAGTGCCAGCTGGTGATTTACGGGCAAGCACAGGTGAATAGTCAAGTGGGAAAAACAGCAGCATTCAGTTAATCTCCCTATTTTTCCTCCAGGTGTCTTCTTAGAATCAGGATCAGGTGCCAACCCAGGGTGGTTCCTGGAGCAGCAGCGAAAATTCCAGTGCCTAAGCTATATATGTTCCAGCAGGTCAGGTGGATGCCGCATGCGTCAGTTTGACTACAGCACAACCACGAGAGATGTTTCCTTTAGAGTCTGGCTGTAATCCACAGGCCACAGACAACTGGAGGGAGCGGATCCCTCCCAGTTTCCTTCCACTTAGCATGAAAGCCTCAGAGTAAGCAGCCCAGGGAGCAGAGAGACTGACATTAAAGCCTGCAATTCCTCTTCCAATTTTGATCACAGCAGCCATTTAAACACGGGGTCTACCGAGGTTTAAAAAACTTGAACTGTGCTTAGTTGCACTCTGAAATAGTCCTGCTCCTCCCCTGACCTGCCAGAGACAGCAAAGAGATGTGTCAATAGTCTCCGCATGAGGCTTCAGAGGAGCAGCTGTGTATGGCAGGACGGAACAAAACTGGCCCATCGTATCTTTCACCACAACAAGTTCCCACTTCATGCAGACCACTGAAAAGAACCttggatcttttaaaaaaataattattataaacataGGTTTGTGACCTTGATATGGAAGGCAGGTAGAATCTCTGCTTTTAGAGGGCTAAGCTACACCAACCAGCCTTCAATCTTAGAAGGGCTAAGCTGAAAGGGACTCAGAAGGTCATGTGGTTTATATAATCCTACCTGCAGACGACACCCAGGCACAAtgattttacagacgaggaatgTGAGGTGCGGAAAGGTTGAGGAAGGATTTATCATATTTGCATAAGGAGTGGAAGAACTGAAACCGAAGCCCCAGTTTCTTGACTATAAATCCTGCACTTGCTTCCAACTGTCTTTCATCTAGATTATGGGATTCAGCTGCCTCTGAAAACCTGTAGCCCAATGACGGTTATTCCCAAGAGCTGGATGAAGCATGAGCTAATTTTCAGTGAGAGTGGACTTTGGGGTAACGGTTCCAACCCAGCgcattcctttctcctcttttcacGCATCATCACGGCCACCTGAAAACCCTGGCTGGGCGCTGGGGCGTGAGGAGCAGTTCTCACTTCccagtctttttctctttttcacagcTGCAAAGTTCAGGGAGTTGAACTGCAGTGCTTTCAGTTCACTGCTCACTCTGCCACGATCAACCTCTGTTGTAAATTTTCCTCCCAGAGCACGTGACGATGCACTTCTTGACTATATATCCCAACTGCAGCGGCTGAGTTGTCAGAGCTCAGAGCCGGACAGAGCAGAAGAGCCCTCTTGGACTGGACGATCTGGGAATTCAAAACTTGGGACAAACTGTCAGCCTTGGTAAGTGAGCAAGGCTACACTTTGCTTCAGAAACATTTGAAAGATGGGCATTTTTGCCAATGaatagatgaatttttttttcctttattttctttctgcttttctgtgttctaaggaaacactgttttgaatttaaaatagttCGATTTTGGAAACACAATGTAAACTCTGTTTCTGCTCTGTTAAAATGCGTTTCCTAATTTTAAAGCTATTATTTACTGATGCTCCTGTCTTacattgatgtaaaaaaaaatcaaagtaatacTGCTCACTACAAACAGGACAGATGtgtacactaaaaaaaaaaaaagaaaaaagaaaaaaaaagagtccctCTTACTTTTCCTAGTGAACCCTCCCCGGGCTTCTCTCCCGTGCACTCCAAGCCCTCATAGCTCACTCCTGTCAGCTGTTTGGCGAAGCCTCTTATGCTATTTCTTTCATGCACTTTTAAGCTTTTTTGGTATTGCAGTTCCACAAACTTTGtgctccccctcctccctgtGCCGGGAACCTGGGGGACAGCTCTAACCTGCAGcttttcccccagcccctgctgtGCAGGCAGCCTCAATGCTGAAGATGGAGCCTCTGAACAGCACGCACCCCGGCACCGCAGCCTCCAGCAGCCCCCTGGAGTCCCGTGCGCCCGGCGGCGGCAACGGCAACGGCAACGAGTACTTCTACATTCTGGTTGTCATGTCCTTCTATGGCATTTTCTTGATCGGAATCATGCTGGGCTACATGAAATCCAAGAGGCGAGAGAAGAAGTCCAGCCTCCTGCTGCTGTACAAAGACGAGGAGCGGCTCTGGGGGGAGGCCATGAAGCCGCTGCCCGTGGTGTCAGGCCTGAGGTCGGTGCAGGTGCCCCTGATGCTGAACATGCTGCAGGAGAGCGTGGCGCCCGCACTGTCCTGCACCCTCTGCTCCATGGAAGGGGACAGCGTGAGCTCCGAGTCCTCCTCCCCGGACGTGCACCTCACCATTCAGGAGGAGGGGGCAGACGATGAGCTGGAGGAGACCTCGGAGACGCCCCTCAACGAAAGCAGCGAAGGGTCCTCGGAGAACATCCATCAGAATTCCTAGCACCCCCGGGACCCCTGCCGGTGGCTCCATCAGCCAGCACCCTTAGAGAGAGGAAAGACAGTTTTCAAGTGTCTGGTTTCACTTTCGCAGTGCGGCTGCCACTTTGAAAAGACCCTCGGCAAGCCCCTaatttggggtggggtgggggactaggCTCAGCCGGAGCCAGCAGCCCCGAGGAGTCCGGGAGGTGCCTGTGGTTTGCACCCACCACTGAAAAAGCCGCGGAGATGTGGAGAGTGTACATTGACTTTGGGGCCTGGGTGTTGGGGTTCTGTTCAGAATTTGGCGGGATGATATGCTTGCCATTTTCTCACTGGATGCCCTGGGTAGCTCCTGCAGGGTCTGCCTCTCCCCAGGGCTGCCAAATGCTAAGGACACGCTGAGGGACTAGTTGTGATTTGCTATTTGCCTAGAGCTTTGTCCTTCTAGATCTGATTGACTGTAAGTATCTCTACTGTGTACCTGTGGCATTCCTTCACGGTGGGTTACAAGCTTCTTTTGGATTAGAGAAGGATTTTTGGTGGAAGAAGGCTGGAGATCTGAACCCAGCCCATTTGcacactgtaagaaaaaaaaaagtaacttttaaacCTGTTAACATTGGCTGGGGTTATAAGAGATGATCTGCTATTTGGACCTTTCGTCTCACTTATGACCTTGAACTCTGACCTGTGGCCATGCAGCATCACATGCTGGCATGACGTTCTTTGGATCAGAAGAGCTTCCCCAGAATCTAACCTGCACTCCGGGTGGTGGTTCAGGGGACTCTTCCTGATCTTTCTAGAAGGGGTAAGTGGGGTTGAACAAGGCCAAGCCGTTAGCTCTGCTGCTGCTCAGTTTCCCAGCCTAGTTTTCTGAGCTGGGAGAGGACATAATGTGGTATTTCGTCACGTAGCTGAGACCTAGAAGGGCATACTCAGGCGGAGATTGCACAAAGCTGGGCTCCAAGTTCTGTGCTTCCTGATCCTGAGCCCTGACACTCATTTGCTGTGTGGTCCTGGGCATGTCATCAAGAAGCTCGCTGTCTGCATGAGGTTCCTGACGATCTCCATCCCCAGGGGGCTGGGAGGGGGATGTCTTTAGATTTTAGGACTCTGTGATAAATACTCCACAGCCTGGTGTGAGGAAGCTTGGACCAAATGCTTCCCCTTTGGCCGGTTAGTCTGAACAAGGATACGCTGATTTAAAGGAGCAGTTGGAGATTCAGAACACGTATAACTGGGGAATTCAGGGCAAGCTACCAACCAGCCCTGTTGTAGTTTTCCCAGGATTGAAGGAAAGAGGCAGACACCACATTCTCCTCTGCAAAGTTCTCTGGAGAATGTGTGATGTTAACACTTCCAGCTAAAGGAAAGCAAAGTCTAAAGGAAAACACACAGGAATGCTTCCAATGTCTCCATTTATTCCTGTGGTCAACAGTTTTGCAGATCCATTAGGCCCTTAAAGACAAGGAGGAAGTAAAAGGTcaaatttaattctatttaaaaaccttttttttttttttttaagacagaggcttgctctgttgcccaggctggagtgcagtgacgtgatcttggctcactgcaacctccacctcctgggttccagcgattctcctgcctcagcctcctgagtagctggaattacaggtacctgacaccatgactggctaattttttattttttagtagagatggggttttgccattttggccaggctggtctcgaactcctggcctcaaatgatcctcccacctcggtctaccaaagttctgggattacaagcgtgagccaccgcacccagccagttttttttttttttttttttttttttttaagaaaaatactcTTTATGAATTGGAGGCACAGCAATAACTGCTGTTTCCATGGAAGGGTTAACAGTGTAGGAGCTGGTTTATCAGTCCGCTTTGACATACAGCTAAAGGAAATTTATGTTTTGGGGGAAAAGGCCCTCCGTTCACTTTAAAATTCAGTGTGGATTTACGCCAAAGGGGGCTGTTTAAGTTGAAAGAAGCCAAGTTAAGTTTGGCCTCTTGCCTGGAATCACTTGAATTCTGAAATTTCACTGCGACGGACATGTGCCTTGTCACATTTTCCATTGCTTAATCCTGAAGTTTGGTGCAAGTCTCTCTGCACCTATTAAAAAGTGATGTATATACTTCCTTCTTATTCTATTGAGTTGTATAGAATTGTCTTTTGTATTTAACACTttgtaattttcacaatattttttaatttaaataaataaacacatttttttccctcctgggAAGTCATGAATTATTTGTTTGATTCTTCAATATAATTCTTAGTTTCCAAGACATCACAAATACATTTCCCAAACCATCTCTGGATTTTGCTCCTCTCCCAAGTCAGTATCTCCTGAGGGCATATCTTATTTCTGTCTGAACCATGGGGTGAATGAGGCTTGGCTTTTCATCCTTTGAAATGCTTTGTAATGAATGGAAAACAAGCTGCAGATGGTTTTACATGGCCTTCTCTGTGTAAATATGGCAGCCCTGGAGGCTTTGGACTTTGCATATGCAGTGACAGCGCAATTGCTGCTAAGATGTTGCTCCAAGCTTGGTTGCAAGAAAACGTTTGACCTGCGTGTTGGCTTGGCAAATATTATCCACATGTGTGGCCCAGCAGCACCTGCGAATGGGCAAAGAGTTGCTGTATGAACAGCAACACAAACTTACCAACACAGTGAAGCACAAAGTGTGGGGTTGGGGTTGACTCTCCGCCCTCTCCTGGTCTCCTTCAGACTGGGACTGATTCCAGCACCTCCCACTCTGTCTGTCTGTATCTCTTGCCCACAGGCTGAGGCCGTGGCCAGCCTGCGGCAGCCTCTTCTTCATAATTTCATTTGCATGACCTGTTTTTGAATCCAGCAAATGGTAGGAAGCATCCTTACTTttatgtttctctgttttctgtgaGATTGACTTTTCTGTTTCAAGTAAACGTTTCCATTCAGTTCACTAGTAACTGTCTACCTAAAGAATTTACCTGGTAGCAGTACAGTGGAGCCTGGATCCTTCCCATACCATATCGAGGGCCCTGATCCACCAGTTGGTACTTTGATGATGTAAGACaagaagattattttaaaaggcaagagAGCCTTTCCATTTATCCCAGTTTAATGTCATCCTTCATAAGGAAAtggttaagaatttttttatttttttaagccatgGGCGGAAGGAGAGGGAATTCTAAACTCTAATTGTCCTAAAAATATGCAGAGTACACTTTGTCGTTTTAAtgggatatttgttttctttaaaagaaagaaaaaaaaaagaacttctaagCAGAACCTAAGGCCCAAGGGGTTTAGTCTGTGTGGATTTACTCATGCATGTGAAAAACTGAGAAGAGAATTTGGCTCTGTTCACCTaagatattaaaaacatattttgaaagcaCTTAAATGTTAGGGATGAGGTAAATAGATCATCCTGCCTGCTCCACACTGTTCTAATTACACCTTTGTACGTCAGAGTCAGGCAGGGATGTTACACAGTAAAAGATTTCTTTCACGGGTAAAATCATGGGATCAAATCTACCGGGAAAGGCTGAAGTCAAGCCAAGGAATGAGTGCTCTTGGTTCATGATTCTGGTTGGAAAGTGGAAGCCCTGGTGCCTTTCAGAGCTGCGACTGGAGGGTTTCATGGTCAGACATGCACTTCTAGGGCTCAGCTAAACAAGGGTAATTTATCGTCCTGTAAAATGCTGCTCTTACCATAGACATTGTGGAACAAACAGAACATGGAGCTTAAAATGTAACTTAAGCTCCAGCTTCAGGCAGAGCATACCTTTGCCTCATGCCCTTAGAGTCTGCACACTGTGCTGAAGAAAATCACAGGACGTATCATGGGTCATGCGACCAGAGGCAGAGTCTAGGGCTGGAGGGAGACCTGTCAGCCAGTTGGCCGGGATGGTGGCTCAGGCTGCGCCTGAAACGCAGGGAGGTAGGAAGTAAATAGTGGTCAGTGGAGCCTCAGCCTTGTTACGTCTGGCTTTCTAGCCTAACTCTGCTACCATGTTGCTTGTAGCTCTGGGGGAGCTGCCTAACCTTTCTGAGCTCTCTCTTTCAACATGAGACAGCATGCTGGCTTTTCTCTTTGGAGTTTTTCAAAAGAACGGTGGAACGTCCTGAGAAATACTCAAAGAAAAGCAGATTCAGGcttctactttaaaaatgtgtccTGGGCATGCATCTGCAAATAAAGTCCCAAAACATCCTCCTCTATGGACGCTTTCCTCAGGAGACTGCAGTGTGCTCAGAAAAAGTGCACGCTTTGCCAAAGGAGAAGGGTCACAAGAGGGAAAAACCACTGTTAAATTCAGCCTTCCCCCATTTCTGAAATGTTTCCTCCCACACAGGAAGGAACAGTTTGAGATGTGTGCCGTTACCATGGAGATAACCAGCTAAGGTCACTCAATGGCAGGAGTCTATGGCCCACTAGTATGGATCATTAGGGCCAGTCTCGGAAGCTGAGGTTTGGTCCTCGGCTCAGAAGATGAGCTTTGAGTCCACGGCAGCCTCTATTCATGGGTAGGGGAGGGGGTGCAGGGACACGGCTGTTCTCCTTTTGTCTTGCCCAAGCCTGTCCTCTCTTCACGCATCCCCCTTGCATCATTTGCAATCCTTTCCTTGCACTTGCCCTGTCGCATTCAACGCAGGGCTAAGCTCTTGTTCTGCTGTTCCTATGAATTTATTTTCCTGCCTTGAATTCTCTTGCTAAGAAACGTGATTGAAAGATCCTTCACATCAATAACTATACCTCTTTCCTGTTTTAAATAGTTTTCCTTTGCCTGTCCTCTCTTTATCTagcctctctccctttcttcctctctttcatcCTACCATTACCCAAAAGGAACAAAAAGGATAGTAACCACAGTGCATGATACTTATTCAGCACTttttacatgcacacacacctttGCAACCCTGTGCTTTGAGCTTCTCCTTTGTTCTAGGCACTTCTCTAGGTGCTAGGGAAAATGTAACACCTTTCTGGGGATGGTATATTTTTCCCAGCACTTTATGGAGtagcattatatatatacacatatatatatgtgtgtgtgtgtgcgcgcgtgtgtgtgtatatatatacacacacacatatatatacacacacacatatatatatatttttttgctccATGACAGACACTTTCCCTTTGATTATCTGATTTAATCTTCCCAAGGAAACTGTGAGATAGATCTACAATACTCTTAATCCAGGTAAGAAAGTTGAGGCTCCTCAAGGATTTGAGGGGAAGATGGGAGgagggcgagggataaaagactacaaataaggTGCAGTGTCTACTGCTAGGGTGACGAGACCctaatctcacaaatcaccactaaagagcttactcatgtaaccaaacaccacctgttccccaataacgtatggaaaaataagaaaataataaataatacaataaaataaaataggagtgattaaaaaaaagaaagttgagcCTCAAGGAAGTCAATTGCtggtcagtgaaataaaagatcaGGATTCAAATGCAGGTCTTCTGAGATAAAATCTGGTATTCTTTTAATCACTAGGAAGCTGACAGCATGGGGACACAGAATCTAGTCCCATCTCAGACATTAGGCAGCTCTGTGACATTGCAAATGTTGCTCAACCTTTCTGGTACATTTCCCCAAATAGAGGTAGTAATATCTTCTCTACTGTCTTCAAAACATTGTCAGAACTGCTTATAACGCAGCTGTAAAAATTATAAGTATCTGTGTTTGATAGAGGCTGTGTCTAGACATTACCAGTATTCACCAATATTCAGTTCTCCTCCTCTTCTGAGAACACGGAAGGTTCCACTTCTTAACccctctcccactcctcctcTCTTATCGacaggggctgggcagggccaTGTGATTCATTCTCTGTAAACAGAGTACAAGTGATATATGTCACCTCTGAGTTGAGTCAGTGAAAAGTCCACACAGGATTCCCGAGTCACTCTCTTCACCTGCATGTCACCAGAAAGAACATGTGTTCCAGAAGGTATAGGTAATGGGTGGAGCCTGTGTCAGCCTGGAACAGTGAGTTACTGCATGAAAAGCAATGGCTCTCGATGGGTACCCAAACCTACAGCTGGCTTTGCATGAAACAATAATAAATCTAGATTACAGTGAAAGGTGGAAAAATTGGGTTTTTTGTTACTTCAGCATAATCTCACCCACCAGAATAATACAGGATATGACCATATTTAAGA
This region of Theropithecus gelada isolate Dixy chromosome 12, Tgel_1.0, whole genome shotgun sequence genomic DNA includes:
- the KCNE4 gene encoding LOW QUALITY PROTEIN: potassium voltage-gated channel subfamily E member 4 (The sequence of the model RefSeq protein was modified relative to this genomic sequence to represent the inferred CDS: substituted 1 base at 1 genomic stop codon); this encodes MHFLTIYPNCSGXVVRAQSRTEQKSPLGLDDLGIQNLGQTVSLAPAVQAASMLKMEPLNSTHPGTAASSSPLESRAPGGGNGNGNEYFYILVVMSFYGIFLIGIMLGYMKSKRREKKSSLLLLYKDEERLWGEAMKPLPVVSGLRSVQVPLMLNMLQESVAPALSCTLCSMEGDSVSSESSSPDVHLTIQEEGADDELEETSETPLNESSEGSSENIHQNS